A single Cryptomeria japonica unplaced genomic scaffold, Sugi_1.0 HiC_scaffold_29, whole genome shotgun sequence DNA region contains:
- the LOC131861614 gene encoding ATP-dependent Clp protease ATP-binding subunit CLPT1, chloroplastic-like, with protein sequence MNLPTANSEWAANGKIPKWSESSIRSFCLGESVARKVRYPSLGTKAFLIGILMEGTSLTVKFLRANGFTLSKVREEMISLIGLPSIWDTKVEAEIPVSEDAQKALDLAIEEKIKLGQSDEVTISHMLQVRWAQKAARVNKYWLILALMNSRPRNFLR encoded by the coding sequence ATGAATCTTCCTACAGCAAACTCAGAATGGGCCGCCAACGGAAAAATTCCAAAATGGTCAGAGAGCTCTATAAGATCTTTCTGTCTAGGAGAGTCGGTAGCTCGCAAGGTGCGTTACCCAAGTCTTGGTACGAAAGCTTTTCTCATTGGTATTTTGATGGAAGGTACAAGTCTTACTGTCAAATTTTTACGGGCTAATGGATTTACTCTTTCTAAAGTTCGGGAGGAAATGATAAGTTTGATTGGACTGCCTAGTATATGGGATACTAAAGTTGAAGCAGAAATACCAGTATCTGAAGATGCACAGAAGGCGTTAGATTTGGCTATTGAGGAGAAGATAAAATTGGGGCAAAGCGATGAGGTGACAATTAGTCACATGTTACAAGTCCGCTGGGCTCAAAAGGCTGCACGGGTCAACAAATACTGGCTAATTTTGGCTTTGATGAACAGCAGGCCAAGGAACTTTCTCAGATAA